A window from Patescibacteria group bacterium encodes these proteins:
- a CDS encoding cysteine desulfurase family protein, producing the protein MFGKKETPESYLDHAAATPLAPDVLAVMAPYFSERFGNPSSVHKLGRQGRVALEAARRAVAEHLGAHEDEIVFTSGGTASDNLAIVGSVRTVVKPHVVTTAIEHQAVLQPLEYLEARGEVTVTRLSVDHDGLVAAEAVIAAVQKNTVLVSVMYANNEIGTIEPIVQIGKLLRRLNIERASSDLPLVRFHTDACQAVQYLPLDVEKLGVDLLTLNAGKIYGPKGVGALFVRRGVELAPLTIGGGQEQGLVAGTENVAGAVGLAAAMDFVHNGRGSEIERVTKLRDELMAGLEKLFPDAVLTGSRTERLPNHVSLALPNLDADPAVVYLSEQGIHCGTGSACESSKGRPSHVLLACGLAEKFLSGSLRFTLGRSTTAADITRVLTVLPEVVKLVPPIKVFSENR; encoded by the coding sequence ATGTTTGGAAAAAAAGAGACACCAGAAAGCTATCTTGATCACGCCGCAGCCACGCCTTTAGCGCCGGATGTGTTGGCCGTCATGGCGCCATATTTTTCAGAACGGTTTGGTAATCCGTCGAGCGTACACAAGCTTGGGCGCCAAGGGCGGGTGGCGCTGGAAGCTGCTAGGCGAGCAGTGGCTGAACACTTGGGTGCGCATGAAGATGAAATTGTGTTCACGTCGGGTGGTACGGCTAGCGACAACCTGGCCATTGTTGGTTCTGTTCGTACAGTGGTAAAGCCGCACGTCGTTACCACAGCCATAGAGCATCAAGCCGTGCTGCAGCCTTTGGAATATTTAGAGGCACGTGGCGAGGTAACCGTAACAAGGTTATCGGTTGACCACGATGGTTTGGTCGCCGCAGAGGCGGTTATTGCCGCCGTTCAAAAAAACACTGTGCTCGTGTCAGTGATGTACGCTAATAATGAAATCGGAACCATTGAACCAATTGTTCAAATTGGCAAGTTACTGCGACGTTTAAATATCGAAAGAGCGTCGTCTGATTTGCCGCTCGTTCGTTTTCATACTGATGCGTGTCAGGCAGTGCAGTACTTACCACTCGACGTTGAGAAATTAGGCGTTGACCTGCTCACGTTAAATGCGGGAAAAATATATGGGCCGAAAGGTGTTGGCGCTTTGTTCGTGCGCCGAGGGGTAGAGCTGGCGCCACTAACCATTGGTGGCGGGCAAGAGCAGGGGCTCGTTGCCGGCACGGAAAATGTGGCTGGTGCGGTTGGTTTAGCGGCGGCGATGGACTTTGTGCACAATGGCCGTGGCTCAGAGATAGAACGGGTGACAAAATTGCGTGACGAACTCATGGCTGGTCTCGAGAAACTTTTTCCTGATGCAGTACTTACCGGTAGCCGCACAGAGCGTTTGCCTAATCATGTGAGCCTGGCACTACCTAATCTGGATGCCGATCCGGCAGTTGTATACTTAAGCGAACAGGGAATTCACTGCGGTACTGGGTCAGCGTGCGAGAGTAGTAAAGGCCGACCGTCGCATGTACTACTGGCGTGCGGTTTAGCAGAAAAATTTTTATCGGGTTCACTTCGCTTTACCCTTGGTCGCAGTACCACAGCCGCGGACATTACGCGGGTGCTAACGGTGCTCCCAGAAGTAGTGAAATTAGTACCACCAATTAAGGTTTTTTCAGAAAACCGATAG
- a CDS encoding Fe-Mn family superoxide dismutase produces the protein MAKLYEGKPLPFKESLIGISDKTMALHHDILYMGYVKKKNEIADALEGFEKGEKDLAGANQTYSELRALKDGETFATNGVYLHEYYFNVLGSDGKASGALLDALIEKFGSLENFAAYFKACGMAARGWAVLAWDTHEAALKVYTGDAHNQGGVWGAIPVITLDVYEHAYFIDYGSDRKAYIEDYMKNLNWVAANVVFEAARLVKR, from the coding sequence ATGGCAAAACTTTACGAAGGGAAGCCCCTGCCGTTCAAAGAGTCGCTTATTGGTATTTCAGACAAGACCATGGCGCTTCATCACGATATCCTCTACATGGGATACGTAAAGAAGAAGAACGAGATAGCAGATGCGTTGGAAGGTTTTGAAAAAGGGGAGAAGGACCTGGCCGGAGCGAATCAGACGTACTCAGAACTTCGCGCCTTGAAGGACGGTGAAACATTTGCCACGAACGGCGTGTACCTTCATGAATATTATTTCAACGTGCTCGGGAGCGACGGTAAAGCGAGCGGCGCGCTGCTCGATGCGCTTATTGAGAAATTTGGTTCACTTGAAAATTTTGCCGCGTACTTCAAAGCCTGTGGTATGGCCGCACGCGGTTGGGCGGTGCTCGCTTGGGACACACACGAGGCAGCGTTGAAAGTTTACACTGGTGATGCGCACAACCAAGGCGGGGTGTGGGGCGCTATTCCAGTTATCACGCTCGACGTCTATGAACACGCTTACTTCATTGATTACGGCTCAGACCGCAAAGCGTACATCGAAGACTATATGAAGAATTTAAACTGGGTGGCGGCGAACGTGGTGTTTGAGGCAGCTCGTCTAGTGAAGCGATAA